From Chloroflexota bacterium, one genomic window encodes:
- a CDS encoding LUD domain-containing protein yields MPEGKQIFEQYYDVLLRIAHDHNYAMGISRSVNAYRERKTRALEKFPHTVKLAEEVRQLKEDCIGRLDELVQKATVSLKENGAQIYHAESAGDALEIIGEIVGSGKLVLSGKTLTGEEIGLRQHLQSLGNEFWETDAGELIQQLREEKPMHYLSPCLHVHREQVAELLTNLLGREISPDAEVEVRAIREFLRSKYFEADVGISGCNVLAADTGSVILLESECNIRLLTSVAPVHIVLVGIDKVVPTLHDAFKVAEVAWRYGGFVMPLYISSVSGPSATGDIEYTMVQGASGPLQLHVVFLDNGRSALAQAPVLKEALYCLKCGGCLLECPIFQLAAGYYGGRGYFGGVGAILVAYMSGGFSEAAPIAYTCLRCGRCTEFCPQSIDLSKLIAELRHQIVES; encoded by the coding sequence ATGCCTGAAGGTAAGCAGATATTTGAGCAATATTATGATGTGCTTTTACGTATCGCCCATGACCATAATTATGCCATGGGCATTTCAAGGTCGGTAAATGCCTACCGTGAGAGAAAAACACGGGCACTGGAGAAGTTTCCGCACACGGTTAAGCTGGCCGAGGAGGTAAGACAGCTCAAAGAAGACTGCATCGGACGTTTGGATGAACTGGTTCAGAAAGCCACTGTATCTCTGAAGGAGAATGGTGCGCAGATATATCACGCTGAGTCAGCCGGTGACGCTTTGGAAATCATTGGTGAAATAGTTGGTTCCGGGAAGCTGGTTCTATCAGGGAAAACCCTGACCGGGGAAGAAATAGGGCTAAGGCAGCATCTTCAGAGTTTAGGCAATGAGTTTTGGGAAACAGATGCAGGGGAGTTAATACAGCAGCTTCGTGAAGAAAAGCCGATGCATTATTTAAGTCCCTGTCTTCATGTACACCGGGAGCAGGTAGCTGAACTCTTGACCAATTTGTTAGGCAGAGAGATATCCCCTGATGCAGAGGTAGAAGTTAGGGCGATAAGGGAGTTTCTCAGGAGTAAATATTTTGAAGCTGACGTTGGTATAAGTGGTTGTAATGTTCTCGCGGCCGATACTGGCTCGGTTATCTTACTTGAAAGCGAGTGTAATATTCGCTTGTTAACCAGTGTGGCGCCGGTTCACATCGTTCTGGTCGGTATTGATAAGGTCGTGCCAACCCTTCACGATGCCTTCAAAGTAGCGGAGGTAGCCTGGCGGTATGGAGGGTTTGTTATGCCTTTGTATATTAGCTCGGTTAGCGGTCCCAGTGCCACGGGAGACATCGAGTATACCATGGTTCAGGGTGCCAGCGGTCCCTTGCAACTCCACGTTGTCTTTTTAGACAATGGGCGGAGCGCACTGGCTCAAGCCCCCGTTCTCAAGGAAGCGCTTTATTGTCTAAAGTGTGGTGGCTGTCTCCTTGAATGCCCGATTTTCCAGCTAGCCGCCGGATACTATGGTGGTCGTGGCTACTTTGGTGGTGTGGGGGCTATTTTGGTCGCCTATATGAGTGGCGGCTTTAGTGAGGCGGCGCCTATTGCCTATACTTGTCTTAGATGCGGGCGCTGCACCGAGTTTTGCCCACAGTCAATAGACTTATCCAAGCTGATTGCAGAATTAAGGCACCAAATTGTAGAAAGTTAA
- a CDS encoding cupin domain-containing protein has protein sequence MERKEPYASQEEFNKRVVRYLDVPLVELTPGSNSHIVSAENITVSFLTMNPNSYFAVHRHESEQVMIVVDGEIDEIVEGKIYRLTKGDVIILPPNMEHGGYISDKGCQAIDIFSPPREDFVAKLKSLSGERTSETETQ, from the coding sequence ATGGAAAGAAAAGAGCCTTATGCCAGCCAGGAGGAATTTAACAAACGAGTTGTCCGCTACCTCGATGTTCCTCTGGTAGAGCTTACTCCCGGTTCAAACAGCCACATCGTGTCTGCGGAAAACATCACTGTTAGCTTTCTCACCATGAACCCTAATTCCTACTTCGCCGTTCACCGCCACGAGTCAGAACAGGTCATGATAGTTGTCGATGGTGAAATAGATGAAATAGTTGAGGGAAAGATATACCGTCTTACAAAGGGCGACGTTATCATCCTGCCCCCAAACATGGAGCATGGTGGCTATATTTCGGACAAAGGTTGCCAGGCCATCGACATTTTTTCGCCACCCCGCGAGGACTTTGTAGCAAAGCTCAAAAGTCTATCGGGAGAGAGGACAAGTGAAACTGAGACCCAGTAA
- a CDS encoding (Fe-S)-binding protein, whose amino-acid sequence MVVIKNTRPYIPPVLRVISNNTAQWGNPLGLKKADCASWANGLQLSHKGSTILHTGCEYQMTAYLRSLAEVLKKAKFEDTLFRAYSRFQTVGGKLGMGLTEIYKKVAGRETEHYNQLLRMAAITLRKLGIDFAYLDSELYSGALLYEYGLFEEFERQAKRVVNQFKEAGAKRIIALTPHSAEIFHQVYPKFISNFHFEVIPYVSIVAVALKKLDTKLSLAEPLNVTLHDPCHLARSLQVTEEPREVLSIITNLELKEVATNRELTNCCGAPGEVIFPELSELIAAKRIEELSATGAEAVVTLCPFCYSNLSKSADLAGKRIKIVDLIEIVYQALEASHA is encoded by the coding sequence ATGGTTGTTATCAAAAACACAAGACCTTATATTCCGCCCGTTTTACGTGTTATCAGTAACAATACGGCTCAATGGGGGAACCCTCTTGGCTTAAAAAAAGCCGACTGCGCCTCTTGGGCTAATGGTCTTCAACTTTCCCACAAAGGTAGTACTATCCTCCATACTGGTTGTGAATATCAGATGACAGCCTATCTCAGGTCTTTAGCTGAGGTTTTGAAAAAGGCGAAGTTTGAGGATACTCTATTCCGCGCCTATAGCAGGTTTCAGACAGTTGGTGGCAAGCTCGGGATGGGTTTAACGGAGATTTATAAAAAAGTAGCCGGCCGAGAGACAGAGCATTACAACCAACTCTTGAGAATGGCGGCAATAACTTTGAGGAAGCTGGGCATAGATTTCGCCTATCTTGACAGCGAACTGTATAGCGGGGCGCTACTATATGAATACGGCCTTTTTGAAGAATTTGAGCGACAGGCGAAGCGGGTGGTAAACCAGTTCAAAGAAGCGGGAGCCAAGAGAATAATCGCTCTCACTCCTCATTCTGCCGAAATCTTTCATCAGGTGTACCCAAAATTTATCAGCAACTTCCACTTTGAAGTTATTCCTTACGTAAGCATCGTGGCCGTTGCTTTAAAGAAGCTTGACACTAAGCTATCTTTGGCAGAGCCGCTGAATGTGACATTGCATGATCCCTGCCATCTGGCAAGGTCGCTTCAAGTGACTGAAGAACCCCGGGAGGTTCTCAGCATTATTACAAATTTAGAATTAAAGGAAGTAGCGACAAATCGGGAGTTAACCAACTGCTGTGGGGCACCCGGTGAGGTTATATTCCCGGAACTCTCGGAGCTTATTGCTGCCAAACGGATTGAAGAACTATCCGCAACCGGAGCTGAAGCTGTAGTTACATTGTGCCCCTTCTGCTACTCAAACCTGAGTAAAAGCGCGGATTTGGCCGGCAAAAGAATAAAAATTGTTGACCTTATCGAGATTGTCTACCAAGCCCTGGAGGCAAGCCATGCCTGA
- a CDS encoding NAD(P)-dependent oxidoreductase → MMPPKRVSFIGLGEMGAFMAKKLVKKGFELTVYDVAEKPVKELQALGAKSAATCKEAAETSDVTIIMVRDDPQIDQVVYGENGVWEGVKAGSIIIISSTVDPLHCQRIASKGEEKGVKVLDAPVSGGWIGAEAGTLTFMIGGDKGAFEECRPVFEAMGKNLFYLGGSGMGEVSKLVNNFIMAINLATLSEGLGLARKAGLDSETFINVVKVSSGTSWYAQNWELAKEHVSDYCQGRKGALWFAYSKDMGLALKLAEDVGQLVPLGGLFSQLDPFRFFPGVEQSFYDYGPS, encoded by the coding sequence ATGATGCCGCCAAAAAGGGTGAGTTTTATTGGTCTGGGGGAGATGGGAGCCTTTATGGCTAAGAAACTGGTAAAGAAGGGGTTTGAGCTTACCGTTTATGATGTGGCGGAAAAACCGGTAAAGGAGCTACAGGCCTTGGGCGCTAAAAGTGCCGCTACCTGTAAGGAAGCAGCCGAAACGAGCGATGTAACCATCATCATGGTTCGTGATGACCCTCAAATTGACCAAGTTGTCTACGGAGAAAATGGCGTTTGGGAGGGGGTGAAAGCGGGGTCAATTATTATCATTAGTAGCACCGTGGATCCTCTTCACTGTCAGCGGATAGCCAGCAAAGGAGAGGAGAAGGGGGTAAAGGTTCTAGACGCCCCGGTTAGCGGTGGTTGGATTGGCGCCGAGGCCGGAACTTTGACCTTTATGATCGGTGGGGATAAGGGGGCTTTCGAGGAATGCCGCCCTGTCTTTGAAGCCATGGGAAAGAACCTGTTTTACCTTGGCGGTAGCGGAATGGGGGAGGTAAGTAAGCTGGTAAACAACTTCATAATGGCCATCAATCTAGCTACCTTGTCGGAAGGGCTGGGCTTGGCACGTAAGGCTGGCCTTGACTCCGAGACGTTCATCAACGTAGTTAAGGTGAGTTCAGGCACGAGTTGGTATGCCCAGAATTGGGAGCTAGCCAAAGAGCATGTTAGTGACTATTGTCAAGGCAGGAAGGGAGCACTCTGGTTTGCCTATTCTAAGGATATGGGATTGGCTTTGAAACTGGCCGAAGATGTGGGACAGCTTGTTCCCCTCGGCGGACTTTTCTCTCAACTAGACCCATTCCGGTTCTTCCCCGGTGTTGAGCAGTCGTTTTATGACTATGGCCCTTCTTGA
- a CDS encoding acetoacetate decarboxylase family protein — translation MPYQFQPGRMYRMPTHFGPSLGPRQGEAGRKFANVDSPKVTARSVSFLTNREQLIPLLPKGFELVAEPVVTVEITYITEIEWLAGRGYNTLGVSFPVVFNGKKDHGVGSFLVVLWENLTDPILTGREELGFSKIYCEIPEPRIYQGLTHCTAGWMGFKFMDLKIWNLRQLPTEETTAQISKQGGDGILHYKYLPKTGDWGKPDIAYVTLTPSANPNQVVKEVWQGEGIVQFHKATWEDLPTMFHIVNAFYDLEIKEYRGAKVLRTIGGKDLSDQRILQ, via the coding sequence ATGCCCTACCAATTTCAGCCCGGGAGGATGTACCGGATGCCCACCCACTTTGGTCCCAGCTTGGGACCGAGACAGGGTGAGGCAGGCCGCAAATTTGCTAACGTGGACTCACCAAAGGTAACTGCGAGATCGGTCAGTTTTCTGACCAATCGGGAACAGCTTATACCTCTATTGCCCAAGGGCTTTGAACTGGTAGCGGAGCCGGTGGTAACTGTGGAAATTACCTATATCACCGAAATAGAGTGGCTGGCCGGTCGCGGATACAATACATTAGGCGTTAGCTTTCCAGTCGTCTTCAATGGCAAGAAAGACCATGGGGTAGGCAGTTTCCTGGTCGTGCTCTGGGAAAATCTTACCGATCCTATTTTGACCGGACGCGAGGAACTTGGCTTCTCTAAAATCTATTGCGAGATTCCGGAACCTAGGATTTACCAGGGACTAACGCACTGTACAGCCGGCTGGATGGGTTTTAAGTTTATGGACTTAAAGATATGGAATTTGAGGCAGCTGCCCACAGAAGAGACCACAGCACAAATAAGTAAACAAGGTGGTGATGGTATCCTTCACTATAAGTACCTGCCCAAGACCGGCGACTGGGGCAAACCTGATATAGCATATGTGACGCTTACACCTTCGGCTAACCCGAACCAGGTTGTCAAAGAGGTGTGGCAAGGTGAGGGGATAGTGCAGTTTCACAAAGCCACCTGGGAAGACTTGCCTACTATGTTTCATATAGTTAATGCCTTTTATGACCTGGAGATAAAGGAATATCGTGGCGCCAAGGTGCTCAGGACTATTGGTGGAAAAGACTTGAGCGACCAGCGTATTCTCCAATAG